A segment of the Alistipes communis genome:
TGAAGGTCAGCCCGCCTGCGACGGGCGTACCGGTATGGGGGCAGTATTCGACCGACAGGCCGTCGATGTCGAAGCTGACATAGACCCGTTCGGGCAGTTCGGCCACGATGCGGCGGCAGGTCGCACCCCATGTTTCGCCTTCGAAGGCTGCCGCGGAGAGCTGCGTGTCGTCGAACATGCGGATGCGTTCCGAAGAGCGTGCCAGTTCCGCCTCGGCGTCGCAATAATCGCGCACGCCGACCTCGACGATCCGCTCCGCCTGCGGCACGTCGCGCAGCACGTTGTACATGATCGACGCATGGGAGTATTCGAACCCTTCGTAGGCCCTGCGCAGGTCGCAGTGGGCGTCGATATGCAGAATCCCGAACCCTTCGCCCCGCTCGCCGAGCGCCTGCACCAGTCCGTAGGGAGTCGAGTGGTCGCCGCCGACCAGGCCGACGAGCTTGCCTTGCGCCAGCCACGCACGGGCCTGCGCACGGATATTTTCGTTCATCTGCACGCAGCCTTCGTTCACGCGGCGGATTTTGCGGCAGACCGCATCGTCGGCGACCGCCCCACCCTCTTCGAGGTGGCGGATCACCCGCTCGGCGTCCGAGCGCAGCCGTTGCGAAGTCTCCAACAGCGAGTAGTCGATGTCGGCCGTGGCGATGCCGCGCCGCCACGCGCCGGGCGACAGAGCGTCGTAGAGGTCGAGCTGCATCGAGGCTTCGATAATGGCGTCGGGCGCCTCCGACGTCCCCGTACCGTAGGAAACCGTAACGTCCCACGGCGCCGAAATCAGCACCAGCCTCGCCTCGTCGGGCGTGAAAGGCAGGCCGAAATAGGCCCCGTTGTCGAGCCCTACCCCATTGGGGTCGAATGTATCGAGTGTATTCATATCAAATCGTCATATCGCATCCGGAGGTACCAGCGCACCGCAGCGGGACATCCGCAGGCTCCGCGAACCGGCAGGGTGTTTGCGACGTATCTCCGCAAAGATACGAAAAGTCGAGCGCAGAAGCAAGCGCCAGCTTGATTATGCCGAGACGAAGTATCCAAGACGGAGTCAAAGATACGAAACCTTTCAAATTTTCCTACCTTTGTCCCGATTATACATGGTGAAAAGTGAAAATCGTCATCGATAACGCCATCCCGTTTCTCGAAGGGGTCCTCGAACCCTACGCCGAGATACGTTATCTTCCGGGCAGGGAGATAGCGGCGCGCGACGTGCGCGACGCCGACGCGCTGATCGTCCGCACCCGCACGCGCTGCGACGCGGCGCTGCTCGACGGTTCGCGGGTGCGGTTCATCGCCACGGCGACCATCGGATTCGACCATATCGACCTCGACTACTGCCGGCGCCGGCAGATCGGCGTAGCAACGGCCGCAGGCTGCAACGCCCGCGGCGTATTGCAATGGATCGCAGCCGTACTGCATCACCTCTCGCAGCGCGACGGGTGGCATCCGGCCGAAAAGACGCTGGGAGTGGTCGGCGCGGGACACGTCGGGGAGCTGGTACGCCGGTACGCCGCATCGTGGGGATTCCGCGTGCTGACCTGCGATCCGCCGCGTGCCGCACGCGAAGGCGGCGGCGACTTCGTCCCGTTGGAGGAGGTGGCGCGGCACTGCGACCTCGTCACGTTCCACACGCCGCTCGATGCCACGACGCGCCGCATGGCCGACGAAGCCCTCCTCCGCCGGTTGAAACCGAAGGCCGTGGTCATCAACTCGTCGCGCGGCGAGGTGGTCGACGGCGACGCGCTGCTCCGCAGCGGCCGTCCCTATATCCTCGACGTCTGGGAACACGAACCCGACATCGACCGCCGGCTGCTGGCGGGGGCGATCCTCGCCACACCCCACATCGCAGGTTATTCGGCGCAGGGCAAGGCCAACGCCACGGCCATGGCCGTCGGGGCCGTCGCCCGCCGTTTCGCGCTGCCGCTCGAAGGGTGGTACCCCGCCGTCGCGCCGTCGCATCCCCGCCCGATCGGCTGGAACGAGTTGGCCGCGACCATCGGCGCACGCTACGACATCGCCGCCGAGAGCGACACGCTCAAACGCCACCCCGAACGATTCGAGGCGTTGCGCAACGGCTACTCCTACCGAGAGGAGTATTTCTGAGCCGGTGATCGGAAACCGCCGCCTTCGCCGCGAACGCCCTCGTCCCGCCGGAAGGAGACGGCGATGCGGACACCCCGCGCGGAACGAGGACGAAGGTCCCGCCCGCGCGGCGGCCGCCGGCAAATTGTCGATCGTCCGTTGTCGATTGTGAAAATATACCTATATTTGCACCGTTAATTCATCGGTACATGCTGTACGGCAAACTCATCAAACCCCTGCTCTTCTCCCTGCCTCCCGAACAGGCCCATCACATCGTGACGGCAACCCTTTCGCTGCTCGGCAAGGTACCCGGCGGACGGTGGTTGCTGCACAAACTCTATGCGACGGAAGACCCGTCGCTCGAACGCGAAGTCTTCGGCATCCGTTTCAAGAATCCCGTAGGAATGGCCGCCGGATTCGACCGTTACGGCCACATCTACCGCGAACTGTCGGCCATGGGTTTCGGATTCGTCGAGGTGGGAAGCATCACCCCCAAGCGTCAGCCGGGCAATCCCAAGCCGCGCATCTTCCGGCTCGACGCGGCCCGCGCGCTGCTCAACCGCGTAGGCATTTGCAGCCACGGTCTCGACCGCGCCGTGGCGCACCTGCGACAGCCGCGCGGAGAGGCGATCGTCGGCTGCAATATCGGCAAGAACACGGCCACGCCCTGCGACCAGGCGCCGGCCGACTACCTCAAATGCTTCCGCAACCTCTACCAGTACGCCGACTATTTCACGATCAACGTCGCCTGCGATCCGGGGCAGAAGGCAGCATCGTACCAGACGCGCGAAAACATCACGAAGATTCTGGAACCGCTCTTCGAATTCCGCCGCGGGCAGAACCAGTACCGCCCCATCCTGCTGAAAGTCTCGCCCGACCTCTCGGACGAGACGATCGACCTGATGACCGACATCATGCTCGACACGCCGCTCGACGGCATGGTAGCCGTCAACGCCACCGTCTCGCGCGAAGGAGTCGACCGGCTCGAAGCGACGCGCATCGGCGCCGGCGTCGTGAGCGGACAGCCGCTCACGCAGCGGGCACTGGAAGTCGTGCGCCGCATCCACACCCGTTCGCAGGGAACCTACCCGATTATCGGCGTCGGCGGTCTGATGACACCCGACGACGTGCGGGCCATGCTCGACGCAGGGGCTGCGCTGGTACAGATCTACACCGGCTACATCTACAACGGCCCGGGCTACGTGCGCGAAATCTGCCGCGCACTGCTCGAAAAGAAGGCCGCAGAAAACTGATACGCTCCATGAAAGCCACGATCATCACCATCGGCGACGAAATCCTCATCGGACAGATCGTCGACACCAACTCCGCATCCATCGCCCGCCACCTCAACGCGGCGGGCATCGTCGTTGCCGAAAAGGAATCGGTCGGCGACGACCGCGATGCCATCGTCGCCGCGCTCCGCCGCGCCATGGACGGCAGCGACGTGACGATCCTCACCGGC
Coding sequences within it:
- a CDS encoding agmatinase family protein — translated: MNTLDTFDPNGVGLDNGAYFGLPFTPDEARLVLISAPWDVTVSYGTGTSEAPDAIIEASMQLDLYDALSPGAWRRGIATADIDYSLLETSQRLRSDAERVIRHLEEGGAVADDAVCRKIRRVNEGCVQMNENIRAQARAWLAQGKLVGLVGGDHSTPYGLVQALGERGEGFGILHIDAHCDLRRAYEGFEYSHASIMYNVLRDVPQAERIVEVGVRDYCDAEAELARSSERIRMFDDTQLSAAAFEGETWGATCRRIVAELPERVYVSFDIDGLSVEYCPHTGTPVAGGLTFNQAVYLLHETVRSGRRIIGFDVVEVVPRPGSSIDASTGARILYKLCGLTLKSEL
- a CDS encoding 4-phosphoerythronate dehydrogenase, encoding MKIVIDNAIPFLEGVLEPYAEIRYLPGREIAARDVRDADALIVRTRTRCDAALLDGSRVRFIATATIGFDHIDLDYCRRRQIGVATAAGCNARGVLQWIAAVLHHLSQRDGWHPAEKTLGVVGAGHVGELVRRYAASWGFRVLTCDPPRAAREGGGDFVPLEEVARHCDLVTFHTPLDATTRRMADEALLRRLKPKAVVINSSRGEVVDGDALLRSGRPYILDVWEHEPDIDRRLLAGAILATPHIAGYSAQGKANATAMAVGAVARRFALPLEGWYPAVAPSHPRPIGWNELAATIGARYDIAAESDTLKRHPERFEALRNGYSYREEYF
- a CDS encoding quinone-dependent dihydroorotate dehydrogenase, producing MLYGKLIKPLLFSLPPEQAHHIVTATLSLLGKVPGGRWLLHKLYATEDPSLEREVFGIRFKNPVGMAAGFDRYGHIYRELSAMGFGFVEVGSITPKRQPGNPKPRIFRLDAARALLNRVGICSHGLDRAVAHLRQPRGEAIVGCNIGKNTATPCDQAPADYLKCFRNLYQYADYFTINVACDPGQKAASYQTRENITKILEPLFEFRRGQNQYRPILLKVSPDLSDETIDLMTDIMLDTPLDGMVAVNATVSREGVDRLEATRIGAGVVSGQPLTQRALEVVRRIHTRSQGTYPIIGVGGLMTPDDVRAMLDAGAALVQIYTGYIYNGPGYVREICRALLEKKAAEN